ACTGGTCTCGGGTTAAGTTGCTGGGGTAGTCTTTACTCATCGTCTCACTCCGGTGTTGCTGACATCCATCTGCAACCTATACGGAGTGAGCTTTTTTACTCAAGCCCTAACTTTTCAAACACCCTCTAAGGTCTCGGCGGCATCTAAAAACTCCAGGGTGGCCCCGAGGTGGGGAGCCAGGCGGGCGGCCAGCTGGCAGCGAAATTCAGGCGACAGGGCGGCGATGCTGGGCGCAGGGGCCGCACCAGGATTAGCGCCCAGATGGAGGTCGATGGTCTCAGAGGTGGCCGCTTCCGCTACGGTCAGGCTAATTTGGGGGCTACCTTTGGCCAGGGCCGCTTCGATCAGCATCACCAGGGTTTGCTCCAGCCAGGCGGAGTCGGTCTGTACCGCCAAAGTCGCCTCCACCGGCCCCAGAAAAAAGCGGCAGTGGCGATTGACGCACTGCATTTCAATCAGGCGCTGGACGCGGGTGAGCAGTGGCTCTAGCAGGGTGGGCTGGGGCTGGGGGTGCAGGGCACCGATGTCGAGCTTTGAGAGGGCGATCAGCAGGTCAAGGTTTTTGAGCACCGTCTGTATGGCCTGGTTGGCCTGGGCGATAAACTCCCGCTCTTCGGCGGGGTTTTCGCAGAGATCCTCGAGAATTAGCTGGTGCAGGCTGATGATTTGGTTGATGGGCGATCGGAGTTCGTGGGAGGCGGTACCCAAGAAGGCGGCCTGCTGCTGGGCCTGGTGCCGCAGGCGGTCGTAGGCCAGCTGCAGCGCTGCCAGATCGGTGAAGTCTTGGCCTTGGAGATAGTCCATTGCGGTAGGTGATTGCGCCACTGCTAGCCTAACCCCGAGCGCCCCGTGGGGATAGCGTTTAAACCCAGGTCAGCTGGGGGAACTGAGCGGAAAGGTCACCGCGCCCGATCGCAGCACCTCCCAGCCCCCTGCCCGCCAGCGCACCACGGTGGAGGGCAGCCCAGAACCCTGGGGCTGGTCTGCGGGGGGAACTGCTGCCCGCAGGCCAGCATAGACCTCGGCGTGGGATGCCTGATCTAGGGTAAACACCTGGGGAAAGCTGGCCTCGATCGCCGCCATGGTCTCTAGGGGCGGCTCCCCCGAACGGTTGGCGCTGGTGGTGGCCAGCGGCCCCGTGCGCCCCAGCAGGTGCCGCGCCAGGTCATGGTTGGGAATTCTCAATCCCACGGTGCCGGTATTTTGCGGGTTGATGGCGGCGGGCAGGCGATCGCTGGCGGGCAGCACCAGGGTTAGCGCGCCGGGCCAGTGCCGGGAGGCGACGGCCTCCCACTGGGCCCGCTCATCGTCAGTTCCGTCGATATAGGGGCGCAGCTCGTCCAGGCTGGCCCCCATGAGAATCAGCGGCTTGTCGGGGGAGCGGGTTTTGGCGGTGTAGATGCGATCGCCCGCCTCAGGCCGCGCCGCCAGGGCCGGTACCGTATCGGTCGGGAAGCTGACTAGCTCTCCCGCCGCGACTGCCGCGACCAGTTCTAGGAGAGAGACCTGGGGCATAGGCTGCGGGGTTACGTGATCCGAATGTGGTACTGGATGATCTCATGTTTACCTGGGGCTGTAAACCCGTACTTTAGGCAGGTAACTCCCCCCTGCGCGGCCCGCACCCCGCGACATCACAATGGGAACTGTTGCCCCCAGGATTGCCCCCATGCACCCCATTCACGACGCTGAATCCAGCCCTGTGCCCGACGCCCAGGCCCTCAACGCCCAGGGCTGCGCCCTCTGCGAGCAGCACCAGTTTGCCCAGGGGCTAGCGGCCCTCGATCGGGCGATCGCCCTGGACAACACCTACTGTACCGCCTGGAATAACCGCGCCAACGCCCTCTGCGGCCTCAACCGCCAGGCCGAGGCCCTGGCCGCCTACGACCGGGCCGTGGCCCTTAACCCCCAGTACCACCAGGCCTGGTTTAATCGGGGTAAGCTGCTGGCCGAAATCGGGGCCTACGGCAACGCCATGGCGTCCTACGACCGCGCGATCGCCCTCGCCGCCGACCCCGTCTACATCCACGCCAGGGAAGACATCTGGGTAAAAAAACAGCTGATTGCCACCGCTTAGCCAGGGCGATATTCTGTACCTATGGGCCTGTACTAAAGGGTTTTATGCGTTCTCGCCGTCGCCAGGTCAACTCTCAAATTCCCGAGGTCAACCTCGTCCCCATGATGGACGTGCTGATGACGGTGCTGACCTTTTTCATCATCATTTCGATGAGCCTCACCGGGCAGCAGATTCTCAACCTGCGCCTTCCCCAGTCGGTCGCCGGGGAAGACGGCCTTGAAAACCAGGTCGTAGCCATCGACACCCTGGTGGTGGGGCTCAACCGCGACGGCCAGCTGGTGCTCGACAACGAGGTGACCACCTTTCCCCAGGTGTCGCAGCGGGTGCGCGCCTACTTCGCCCAAAACCCCGACGGCAAACTGGTGGTAAAGGCCGATCGCGACCTCACCTACAGCGAAGTTGCCGGTCTGCTGACCGACCTGCGGGCGATCGGCGGCAACCGGGTCTCCCTGGCGGTGGAGTAAAGCGCCCCGCTAGAGCGATCGCAGGAAACGAATCAGCGCGGCCCGATCGGTGGCCGCCATCGCCCGAAAGCTTTCTCTGGCCTGCTCGGCCTCGCCGCCGTGCCACAGCACCGCCTCCTCGAGGGTGCGGGCGCGACCGTCGTGCAAAAAGCCTGAGAAGGGCAAGACTGTCTGGGCCAGCCCTACGCCCCACAGCGGCGGCGTGCGCCACTCGCTGCCGGAGGCGTCAAAGTCGGGCCGACCATCCGCCAGAGCTGGCCCCAGGTCGTGGAGCAGCAGGTCGGTGTAGGGGTGAATAGTCTGGTGGGCCAGGGCCGGAATGGGGTGGGGGCCGGTGCGGAGTTCGGAGACGTGGCAGGCGGCACAGTTGGCTGCCGCAAACAGCCGCTCGCCCCGCTGCACCTGGGGATCATCCATCAGGGTGCGGGCGGGCACCGCCAGGGTCTGCACGTAGGCCGCTGCGGCCTCCAGGGTGGCCATAGAGATATCGGTTTCGCCATCGGCGGCGGGAAATAGAGGGTTGGTGACCCCCATGTCATTGACGTAGGCCGAGGCCGACTGCTGCAGCAGGGTGGGGGTATTGGCTTTCCAGCCAAAGCGCCCCACCCTGGGGCGCTGCTCCACCACATTCCACACCCGGTTGGGGCGACCGGAAATGCCGTCGCCGTCGCTGTCGCCAGGGTCGGCCCGCTGCAAAACGGCGGCCTCGGGCACCGCCTCCAGCAGGCCCGCCCCAAACACCGGCTGTGCGATCCGGTTTGAGATTAAGAGGTCTGGGGGCAGGGGCGTGCCGTCGAGGTGCAGCAGGGTGATTTGGGGCGATCGCAGCCGGTACTCCGCACCGTCCCCGTAGGTGCCCGTCTGCTCCTGCCAGGCGATCTGCACCACGCCCTCAGGGGCGTGACCGTATACCCCCTGCTCTTGCAGCTGGGTGCCGATGCCCGGCACCCCAAAGGTATTTGCCCCCGGAGCCTCGACCTCCAGGGCAAAGGAGCCATCGCTGCCGTGGCCG
The Nodosilinea sp. PGN35 DNA segment above includes these coding regions:
- a CDS encoding sensor histidine kinase KdpD; the protein is MDYLQGQDFTDLAALQLAYDRLRHQAQQQAAFLGTASHELRSPINQIISLHQLILEDLCENPAEEREFIAQANQAIQTVLKNLDLLIALSKLDIGALHPQPQPTLLEPLLTRVQRLIEMQCVNRHCRFFLGPVEATLAVQTDSAWLEQTLVMLIEAALAKGSPQISLTVAEAATSETIDLHLGANPGAAPAPSIAALSPEFRCQLAARLAPHLGATLEFLDAAETLEGV
- a CDS encoding L-threonylcarbamoyladenylate synthase; amino-acid sequence: MPQVSLLELVAAVAAGELVSFPTDTVPALAARPEAGDRIYTAKTRSPDKPLILMGASLDELRPYIDGTDDERAQWEAVASRHWPGALTLVLPASDRLPAAINPQNTGTVGLRIPNHDLARHLLGRTGPLATTSANRSGEPPLETMAAIEASFPQVFTLDQASHAEVYAGLRAAVPPADQPQGSGLPSTVVRWRAGGWEVLRSGAVTFPLSSPS
- a CDS encoding tetratricopeptide repeat protein, producing MHPIHDAESSPVPDAQALNAQGCALCEQHQFAQGLAALDRAIALDNTYCTAWNNRANALCGLNRQAEALAAYDRAVALNPQYHQAWFNRGKLLAEIGAYGNAMASYDRAIALAADPVYIHAREDIWVKKQLIATA
- a CDS encoding biopolymer transporter ExbD, with amino-acid sequence MRSRRRQVNSQIPEVNLVPMMDVLMTVLTFFIIISMSLTGQQILNLRLPQSVAGEDGLENQVVAIDTLVVGLNRDGQLVLDNEVTTFPQVSQRVRAYFAQNPDGKLVVKADRDLTYSEVAGLLTDLRAIGGNRVSLAVE
- a CDS encoding di-heme oxidoredictase family protein encodes the protein MPQPMPWIARLLRGWSRYALLALVALGLGVTLAALLRSPAAAQTPRPQAGGDTTIYSRTSRAYEQPAPNLDPYWAQRHAAGDLAFEAAFVTAPARVNPGLGPLFNGTACAGCHLKNGRGLPEKGQRAVRVSQREPGIGHGSDGSFALEVEAPGANTFGVPGIGTQLQEQGVYGHAPEGVVQIAWQEQTGTYGDGAEYRLRSPQITLLHLDGTPLPPDLLISNRIAQPVFGAGLLEAVPEAAVLQRADPGDSDGDGISGRPNRVWNVVEQRPRVGRFGWKANTPTLLQQSASAYVNDMGVTNPLFPAADGETDISMATLEAAAAYVQTLAVPARTLMDDPQVQRGERLFAAANCAACHVSELRTGPHPIPALAHQTIHPYTDLLLHDLGPALADGRPDFDASGSEWRTPPLWGVGLAQTVLPFSGFLHDGRARTLEEAVLWHGGEAEQARESFRAMAATDRAALIRFLRSL